In Aliarcobacter faecis, a genomic segment contains:
- the hisIE gene encoding bifunctional phosphoribosyl-AMP cyclohydrolase/phosphoribosyl-ATP diphosphatase HisIE codes for MEQLNKIDWKKMDNLIPVITQESETNEVLMLAYMNKEALELTIKTGFAHYFSRSKQRIWKKGESSNHTQKVNDILLDCDNDTILLKVTQEGVACHTGRKSCFFTNLNSNEIIEDIKIDTSTAYGVIDTLYHTIQDRKNEDSTKSYTSKLLNGNQNSMLKKIVEEAGEFCFAIKDNNTPEAIYEAADITYHVLVALASLNINPDRVKQELARRFGISGIEEKNSRKV; via the coding sequence ATGGAACAATTAAATAAAATCGATTGGAAAAAAATGGATAATTTAATTCCTGTTATTACTCAAGAGAGTGAAACAAATGAAGTTTTAATGCTAGCATATATGAATAAAGAAGCTCTTGAACTTACAATTAAAACAGGATTTGCTCACTATTTTAGTAGAAGTAAACAAAGAATTTGGAAAAAAGGGGAGAGTTCAAATCATACTCAAAAAGTAAATGATATTTTACTAGATTGTGATAATGATACAATTTTATTAAAAGTTACGCAAGAAGGTGTTGCTTGTCACACTGGAAGAAAATCTTGTTTTTTTACAAATCTTAACTCAAATGAAATTATTGAAGATATAAAAATTGATACATCTACTGCTTATGGAGTAATTGATACTCTCTACCATACAATACAAGATAGAAAAAATGAAGATTCTACAAAATCTTATACCTCAAAACTTTTAAATGGAAACCAAAACTCAATGCTAAAGAAAATAGTTGAAGAAGCAGGGGAGTTTTGTTTTGCTATAAAAGATAACAATACGCCAGAAGCAATATATGAAGCAGCTGATATAACATACCATGTTTTAGTAGCACTTGCCAGCCTTAATATAAATCCTGATAGAGTAAAACAAGAACTTGCACGAAGATTTGGAATTTCAGGCATAGAAGAGAAGAATTCACGAAAAGTTTAG
- a CDS encoding class I SAM-dependent methyltransferase, translating to MNQKEFWNNKFKNDDFLYGLKANEFLASNINKFEKNMRILCLGEGEGRNAIFFAKEGFDVTAIDSSDVALAKLQKRAQNENLNIKTFCIDLNSWQNSEKYDVILISYLHMHKDYLKELLKKIENSLTIGGYFIGEFFSKEQLNYNSGGPKDIDFLYNVEDFNNYFIDFKKDIKEEIVVLDEGDGHQGLASVIRVIIKKEN from the coding sequence ATGAATCAAAAAGAGTTTTGGAATAATAAGTTTAAAAATGATGATTTTCTTTATGGTTTAAAAGCAAATGAATTTTTAGCTTCAAATATTAATAAATTTGAAAAAAATATGAGAATTTTATGTCTAGGAGAGGGAGAAGGAAGAAATGCAATTTTTTTTGCAAAAGAAGGATTTGATGTAACAGCTATTGATAGTTCAGATGTTGCTTTAGCAAAACTTCAAAAAAGAGCTCAAAATGAAAATTTAAATATAAAAACTTTTTGTATAGATTTGAATAGTTGGCAAAATTCTGAGAAATATGATGTAATATTGATTTCATATCTTCATATGCATAAAGATTATTTAAAAGAGTTATTAAAAAAAATTGAAAATAGTTTAACTATTGGTGGATATTTTATTGGTGAGTTTTTTTCAAAAGAGCAGCTTAATTATAATAGTGGTGGACCAAAAGATATAGACTTTTTATATAATGTAGAAGATTTTAATAATTATTTTATAGATTTTAAGAAAGATATAAAAGAAGAAATTGTTGTTCTTGATGAAGGTGATGGGCATCAAGGATTGGCAAGTGTTATAAGAGTTATAATTAAAAAAGAGAATTAA
- a CDS encoding SPFH domain-containing protein yields the protein MPIDNDYFKNRQQNNTNKPNGGGGGNFQPPFETPEFFKNFGKKAGMLYVVIIIIGALFLFKPFVIIESGQVGIKSTTGKYDEHPLNPGFHFFIPGIQKVIVVDTKVRLLNYRSVEEISGFDPSIKINGAISVLDSRGLPVSIELTVQYKLIAEGAPQTIATWGLSWEDKIVNPVVRNVVRNVVGGYNAEVLPMQRNEVASKLDSLIKEQVTELAQGSVTIESVQLREIVLPEKIKEQIERVQIANQEAERVRYEVQRAKQEAEKRAALASGEAEAKRIEAQGKADAVTIEAKAQSEANKVIAESLTPNLLQMQQIEVQGKFNEALRENKDAKIFLTPGGATPNIWVDTKDKNRDTVVNQK from the coding sequence ATGCCAATAGACAACGACTATTTTAAAAACAGACAACAAAATAATACAAATAAACCAAATGGTGGCGGTGGTGGGAATTTTCAACCACCATTTGAAACTCCAGAGTTTTTCAAAAATTTTGGGAAAAAAGCTGGAATGCTTTATGTTGTTATAATTATTATTGGGGCTTTGTTTTTATTTAAGCCATTTGTTATTATTGAATCAGGGCAAGTTGGAATCAAATCAACAACTGGAAAATATGACGAACATCCATTAAATCCAGGATTCCACTTCTTTATTCCAGGAATTCAAAAAGTTATTGTTGTTGATACAAAAGTTAGACTTTTAAACTATAGAAGTGTTGAAGAGATAAGTGGATTTGATCCAAGTATTAAAATAAATGGAGCTATTAGTGTTCTTGACTCTAGAGGTTTACCTGTTTCTATTGAATTAACAGTTCAATATAAATTAATTGCAGAAGGAGCACCTCAAACAATTGCTACTTGGGGACTTTCATGGGAAGATAAAATTGTAAATCCTGTTGTAAGAAATGTTGTAAGAAATGTTGTTGGAGGATATAATGCAGAAGTTCTACCAATGCAAAGAAATGAAGTTGCTTCTAAACTTGATTCTTTAATAAAAGAACAAGTTACTGAATTAGCTCAAGGTTCTGTTACTATTGAATCTGTTCAATTAAGAGAGATTGTTTTACCAGAAAAAATCAAAGAGCAAATTGAAAGAGTTCAAATAGCAAATCAAGAGGCTGAAAGAGTTAGATACGAAGTTCAAAGAGCAAAACAAGAAGCTGAAAAAAGAGCAGCACTTGCAAGTGGAGAAGCTGAAGCAAAAAGAATAGAAGCTCAAGGTAAAGCTGATGCGGTTACAATTGAAGCAAAAGCACAATCAGAAGCAAATAAAGTTATTGCGGAATCTTTAACACCAAATCTTTTACAGATGCAACAAATTGAAGTTCAAGGAAAATTCAATGAAGCTCTAAGAGAGAATAAAGATGCAAAAATTTTCTTAACTCCTGGTGGCGCTACTCCAAATATTTGGGTTGATACAAAAGATAAAAATAGAGATACTGTAGTAAATCAAAAATAG
- a CDS encoding branched-chain amino acid transaminase: MTESKYIWMDGEFTPWQDAKVHVLSHTLHYGNGAIEGTKAYKTVDGKCAIFKLNEHTQRLLNSSKMTLMNVPFSLEELNKAQVELLQKNELTNGAYLRPLVYLGYGVMGLYHKDAPVKVSISAWEWGAYLGEEGLKKGVRVKISSFTRTPNTSGMGKAKSVANYMNSQMAKYEAVEAGYDEALLRDDQGYIAEASGACFFIVKDGKLISPPNDNSLESITQATVIELANDFGIEVIRRRITREEIYVADEAFFTGTAAEITPIREVDARVIGCGSRGSVTEKLQTAYFDVVTGKNEKYIKYLTYIN; the protein is encoded by the coding sequence ATGACTGAATCAAAATATATCTGGATGGATGGTGAATTTACTCCTTGGCAAGATGCAAAAGTACATGTTTTAAGCCATACTTTACACTATGGAAATGGTGCAATTGAAGGAACAAAAGCTTATAAAACTGTTGATGGAAAATGTGCTATTTTTAAATTAAATGAACATACTCAAAGACTTTTAAACTCTTCTAAAATGACTTTAATGAATGTTCCTTTTTCACTTGAAGAGTTAAATAAAGCTCAAGTTGAATTACTCCAAAAAAATGAACTTACAAATGGAGCTTATTTAAGACCTTTAGTATATTTAGGTTATGGTGTAATGGGACTTTACCACAAAGATGCACCTGTTAAAGTAAGTATATCAGCATGGGAATGGGGAGCTTATTTAGGAGAAGAGGGGCTTAAAAAAGGTGTTAGAGTTAAAATCTCTTCATTTACAAGAACTCCAAATACTTCAGGTATGGGAAAAGCAAAATCTGTTGCAAATTATATGAACTCTCAAATGGCAAAATATGAAGCTGTTGAAGCTGGATATGATGAAGCTCTTTTAAGAGATGATCAAGGATATATTGCTGAAGCTAGTGGAGCTTGTTTCTTTATCGTTAAAGATGGAAAACTTATCTCTCCACCAAATGATAACTCTTTAGAGTCAATTACACAAGCAACTGTTATTGAACTTGCAAATGATTTTGGAATTGAAGTTATTAGAAGAAGAATAACTAGAGAAGAGATTTATGTAGCTGATGAAGCATTCTTTACTGGAACTGCTGCTGAAATTACTCCAATTAGAGAAGTTGATGCAAGAGTTATTGGTTGTGGAAGTAGAGGAAGTGTTACAGAAAAATTACAAACTGCATATTTTGATGTAGTTACTGGTAAAAATGAAAAATATATTAAATATTTAACATACATTAACTAA